The following is a genomic window from Verrucomicrobiia bacterium.
CCCCTCCAGCGGCGCCTCAAAATCCCCGTTCACCACATAGTTGCTGCCCCCTCCCACCACCGTCCCCTCCTCAACCCGCACATCGTCCAGCCACACCTCCCCCGCATTGCTGAACCGAAAATATAAATTGGTCTGATTCAACGTCAGCACGTTGCTCAACGTGAACGACTTGAACTGCCAGGCCAAGCCATCCAGCCAGTTGATAACCCGATCGTGACGTTGCGCAAAATCCTTCAATTGCAGGGAAGCGCCGCTGCCGTCGGCGCTGGCCGGCCAGGGCGCCTCCGAATCGTAACGCACCCGATCCACCACCTCCTGACCGCCGGGCCCCATCCGCCAAAGGGTCAGCGTCTCACCATTGCGCTGCAGGTTCCCCCCATACTCATCAAACACCGCCACACCTGTGCCGTAGGCCGCTTCAAACGCCGCACGGTTTTTGGCCAAAATCAAATAAGATCGCGGCGCCAAATAGGCCCCGGAAGGGAATCGGTAATCCAGGCCGTTGATGCCCCAATTCGAGAGATCAAAGGTGAAATAGGGCGAGGCGTTATATAGCTCCACGTATTCAGCACCCGGGACGGCGGGATTATACATGATCTCGGTAAAACCCACATTTCCCACCGCCGCCGGAATGGGATTGGTGTAAATAACCGTGGTGGTGCGGGTAAAATTGGTCAGAAGCTGACCGTTCACGTCATAGGCCAGAATGGTCAACACGTTGGAAGACTCGGACACCGGCACGCGCATCGTCCACGCCGAGAGACTGACCCACGTTATGGGATAGGCCTGTCCGTTGACCGTAATCTGGGCCGCCTCCACCGGCGCAGTCCCGGCCAGGGTGATAAGGTTTGTGCCTATCACCAGATTCGTGCTGCTGGTAATGGCAAAGGCGGCATTACCGCCGTTGTTGGCAATCTCGGTGTTGGCGGTGCTGATGCGCGTGGCCAGATAGGCTGGAATGGCCGAGTAATTCTGCTCAGGCACAAAACTGTTATAATGGGCAATCCACCGGTCCATGTAGGCGTTGTTATAGGTGGATTGGATGATGTCCTTCACATGGGCATAAAACCGCCGTTTGTTGGCCGGAATTTCGTTAATCAACCGGCTGAAATTGCGATCCCCAATGAGCGCGGAGTTGGCCGCGCGCGAAAAGGAAAAGTCCATGTCTATGGGAAACGCGAGGAACTTGTTGTCCTCCGGCCGCCGGTAAAGCATGACATTATGATCATTACCAAAGGTGTAGGTGTCTCCCACCCCGCACAAAGTAACCAGGGCCCAGACCCGCATCCATTGATCCACGTCCATGACCCGGCGGCTTTGTTGATCCAGAGCCGCAGTGGCCAGGCTGAAGGTCTTGGCAAACGTTACCAGCGGGCCGTAGTCGTCCACATCCCGGTGGTTTTTCTTGATGAAGTTGTAACGGTACAACTCCGGATCATCCCCCAGATTCTGGAAATCCACCGCAATCACGCTGTCAGGGCTGGGCAGTTTGTATCCGGCAGCGTTGGTGGTGGTGGGATAGTAAATGAGTTCAAACTCATACATATCCCCATCCCCTCCGTTCACGAAGGCGGTTTCAATGAATTCATCCTCGAGCCGGGGCGCAAGAATGGCCGAACTGGTATGCCGGCTGTACGGCGCAATCACCTTGCACAGGTCCCCATAAACCCCGGGAACGCCACCTGCATGGTGCAGCATGTGCTTGATGACCATTTCCAATTGCTTGTTTTGGGTGGTGTCACCCTGCCCCGAACGATCAATCAACATGACCGGATGCACCCCGCGAAAGGGCTGATCGGCGGGGAAGGTCAGATGAAAACTGACCCGCACATCGCTGGGACGCCCCCGCTCACTGCCTTTGAGACGAATGCCGCAATCGTAATAAGGACGGTACTCATCATAAATTATCGTCCCGGGCAGCCGGTCATTGCTCATCACGTTGGTCGCCGCATGCAGCAGCTCGCGGTTGGCCGGCGTGAGCAGTACGCGCAGGTTGTGGCCACGGGCGAATTCTGCCTGGCCATCCTCTACGGCAAACAGCGCCCCGGAGTCAGGACCGGCTGCCGGGCAGTAGGCCACCGCCCCCTGCGCATCAGTCGCGCGCACATAAAACTGCACAATATCACCGACAGTGCCGCCGGGGATCACGCCCGCGTAGCGTTCTCCCTGCGCGCTCATTAGAACGGAATTCCATGCCCCGCCGTTGACCGACCAATACAGGCGACACTCCGCCACGCCCTGCGGATCCTGCGCGGTAACCTGCACGGTGACCGGAATCCCCGCCGCAGGCACCACCGGTTGATGCAGCAGATCCCGCACGGTGGGCCCGAGGTTGGCCACCCGGCGGCTGTTGGGCGCGCCGGGCGTGCCCGTGAACACCGGCCGCCGTAAAACGGAGGTGCGCGCCACCCGGTTGAAATAAAGCCGGGTGTTCAACAGATTGTTGCCCGCCAGCCAGCGGGCACGAAAACTGATTTGGTATTCCCTTCCGTTGACAATGGTCCGCCCCCCCGTCAGCGTGGTTTCAATGTGATTATGCATGTGCTCCTGCGCTCCGGTCGCCACCAGGTGGAGCACCCGGTTGCCGGGATTATCCGGATCGGTTATCACCCGGCTGCGCCCGTGATTCCCCAGCACCCGCCAGCCGGTCAGGCCGTTTTCAAAATTGCCATTGGCAATAATCTCCACCGGCGCGGTCGAAGGATTTTCCACCACCGATATGTCATCCACCAGACACTCGCCGGCATCCAACAGGCCAAACACAAAATCCTGCCACGTCGTCGGCTGGGTGCTGCCCGGGAACGTGGCCACCATGCGGTAAGAGTAATTCTGCCACTGTCCACGCGCAGTCTCGTCACTCGCCGCCCAGGAAGAAGGATGGGAATTATCCGCCCACGGGTCACGCAGCTCCAGGCTGGAGCCCCCGCCATCGGCATACTCCGGCCAGGGGGCGCTGTCGTAGTAGCGCACTTCATCGGCAGGATTCCCCTGGGCGTCACGCAGAATGATCAACTCGCCCCGCCCCGATAGCCGGCCCAGCAAATCCCCCAGGATGGTGATGCCAGGGTGCGCCGTTCTGAGCGTGGTGGCATCATTGGCCACCACCAGATAGGCCCCCGGCCCCATCGTCACTCCCGCCGGAAACAGATACCGCACGCCGCCCTCCAACATCCAGCCGCTTAAATCCACGGTATTGGAGCCACGGTTATACAACTCAATCCATTGCGCATCTGACTCTTGCGGAGGAGCGTTGCTGCTGAAAATCAGGGGGGGATGATACATGATTTCGTTGATGACGATGTCCCGCTGGAGATGGACCCGATTCGAGCTGCCCAAAGTCAAAACGGCTGGAACCCCCCACGCGGTCCCACCATCAGGGAAACGAGCCCGCGGATTTTTCCGCAACACCACCGTATCATACACGCGTTGCGCACCCGGCGACCACAAGGTGATGTTGACATTCTCAAAACTTCGATAACCGTCAGCCATCGGCAGCCAGCCAAGCTGTTCTCCCGTCAGGACCAGAAAGCCGCCTGGTGGCAGGGGCGGAACATTGGAAAAAACATAGGCCGGCCAGCTTCCAGACTGGCTGCCCAGTTCGCAGCCCTCCAACGTCATGGCGTTGCTCCCATAATTAAATATCTCCAGGGCCAGCGTGGCATTGGTGGCGCCGGTAAGCTCATTGATGACCAGGGTGGGCATCGGCAGCACATAGGGCTCTGCCTGCACCTCCAGACCAAACACCGCGTCACTTTCGCCCCCCGCCGCTTGATGCAGTTCCACAGCCAGCCAGTTCGTGCCCATAACAAGATTGGTCGGATACACCACATACGGGCCGCTCCAGTTGGGCTGGAGGACATTGGTAATGGCGGGAGTTGAAGCGCTAATCTCTCCCTCAGGCAGGTTGAGGCGCAGAATCTCGGCTCCATTCACATAAATCACCGCCCCGTCATCCACCATGGGCCGCAACAACAGACGGGTGGCCTCGGGATAATTCGCAATCACCACCGGCCGCCGGAAGTAGTAGGTGGTGCGCCCACCGGCCAGCGGCGTGTTTGTCAGGGATTGAGGGGCCGTGCCGCTGACCAGCGCCCGGAAACCGCTGGGATCCGTGCCCGCGTTGCTGCAACGAAATTCCAGCGTGTTGGTGCCCGCCACAAATCCGTTAGTGATATAAAACGGGCCATACCAGGCATTGAAACCGGCGGCGGTGATGCTTTGGGCCACCCCATTAAGCAGCACCTGGTTCAGGTTGTTGTCCACCGCCACGAAAAGTTGCAGCACCGCATTTTGATATTCAAAACCGCTCAAGGAAAAGGTGGTCACATAATAATAATTGCCGGCCGCCACGTTGGCGGAGCCGTTGGCCACCGGCCCAATCCATGAGGAGCTGCTGTCATTGGCCAGCCAGTTGGGATGGTTTTGGGTCACCGTGGCCTGCGTGGGGGCGCCCCCCTGGGCGGATACCGTGAGACGATAATGCGGGTCGGCTGCCCCGGCCGTCAACACCCGGCCCTGATCATCCAGCCCGGTATTAAACAAGGTCGGAATGGACCGCACCTCAATGATCCGATTGGTGCCATGGTAATACAACGGACTTCCCACCGACCATGTGCTGTCATTAAATGCGGGAAGCCTCCATTCTTGCGGCGGAGCGGTCGCGCCATCGTAATAGCGCCACGTATCCTCTGGTCCCACCAAACGCAGGGGCCGCACCACGCCCACGCCCGGGAAATTGGGTTTTCCCGGCGTCCCCTGCGGCGTGGTGCTGAACTGCCAGTTTTGCGCCTCTTGACCGGTCCACTCGGGATCCCGCTTGGCCCACGTAAAACTCGTTGCACGCGGGTGTTTGGGCCACCAGGCAATGGAACCCGGATCAAAAACATCCATAACCCGCCCATTGTTGTTTCGCAGGGTAAGCCGGTCCGCCAGATAAGCCTCCAATACCACGAAATTGGTCACCCCGGCACTCTGGAGCACGGGCAAAGCATTCGTACCCAGAGCCACCACCAGGTAATTGCGCCCCCGAATCACCGTGCCATCGGGCAAAGGTTGGTAATCTATCGTCCACCCCGATAGATCCATGTCCACGGCAAGCTGGTTGTACAACTCCACCCAATCATATTGTCGCAAAGTGGTGGTGCGGCTGGCCAGTTCATTGAAAACCACGGTGCTGTCGGCGTGGCTGGAAATAGTAATGCCGGCGGCCAGCAAAACAGCGAGGATTTTGCGCATAGGTGTTGTTTGTTACGCCAAGGTTACACCCGGCGGGCACCACCTTCAAGTATTCATCTCCTGGCTCACCTCCTAAAGGCCACACTGCCCGGCAGGAAAAATGCATGCATCCATTGCGCGGATTGTGCTATTTTGCCAAAGTCACGATTTCGGGGCAGTTCCTCTGTCCTGAGATCAAGGTACAACGCACCTATGACGGGCAAACAAACATGGGCCGCAAGGTTTTGGCACCTCTGGTGGGCCGGATTGTTCCTGGCGGCAACCGCCGGCTCCCTCTGGCCGGCCGCGCCTGAAGATGTGGTCTGGTTGCGCACCGGCGAGCGGCTTCGCGGCACCATCACCGGCATGACGGGGGAAGGCTGGTTTCGCTGGCAGCATCCGTTCATCAACGAAGAGATGCGGCTGGCCCTCACCAATGTCCTCAAAATCCGCTTTGGCAACCGCGAATCCCCCAACCGTCCCCAGGGCAACGCCTGCCAGGTGCGACTGGTCAATGGCGACTGGCTGAGCGGCCAGTTGCTGGGTTTTGATGGCACCACGCTCCTCCTGGAAAACCCCGCCTGCGGCCGGCTCCAAATTGCAAGGCACTTCATGGACGGTCTGCAGCCCGTAGAAACGGATCCCCGCATCGTCTATCAAGGCCCCACCGGTTTGGAAGGATGGACGATGGGACAAGCCGTCGCGGGCGTGGAAGGCAACGCCTGGGTTTATGGCAACGGAGCCTTGATCGCCCAAA
Proteins encoded in this region:
- a CDS encoding lamin tail domain-containing protein — translated: MRKILAVLLAAGITISSHADSTVVFNELASRTTTLRQYDWVELYNQLAVDMDLSGWTIDYQPLPDGTVIRGRNYLVVALGTNALPVLQSAGVTNFVVLEAYLADRLTLRNNNGRVMDVFDPGSIAWWPKHPRATSFTWAKRDPEWTGQEAQNWQFSTTPQGTPGKPNFPGVGVVRPLRLVGPEDTWRYYDGATAPPQEWRLPAFNDSTWSVGSPLYYHGTNRIIEVRSIPTLFNTGLDDQGRVLTAGAADPHYRLTVSAQGGAPTQATVTQNHPNWLANDSSSSWIGPVANGSANVAAGNYYYVTTFSLSGFEYQNAVLQLFVAVDNNLNQVLLNGVAQSITAAGFNAWYGPFYITNGFVAGTNTLEFRCSNAGTDPSGFRALVSGTAPQSLTNTPLAGGRTTYYFRRPVVIANYPEATRLLLRPMVDDGAVIYVNGAEILRLNLPEGEISASTPAITNVLQPNWSGPYVVYPTNLVMGTNWLAVELHQAAGGESDAVFGLEVQAEPYVLPMPTLVINELTGATNATLALEIFNYGSNAMTLEGCELGSQSGSWPAYVFSNVPPLPPGGFLVLTGEQLGWLPMADGYRSFENVNITLWSPGAQRVYDTVVLRKNPRARFPDGGTAWGVPAVLTLGSSNRVHLQRDIVINEIMYHPPLIFSSNAPPQESDAQWIELYNRGSNTVDLSGWMLEGGVRYLFPAGVTMGPGAYLVVANDATTLRTAHPGITILGDLLGRLSGRGELIILRDAQGNPADEVRYYDSAPWPEYADGGGSSLELRDPWADNSHPSSWAASDETARGQWQNYSYRMVATFPGSTQPTTWQDFVFGLLDAGECLVDDISVVENPSTAPVEIIANGNFENGLTGWRVLGNHGRSRVITDPDNPGNRVLHLVATGAQEHMHNHIETTLTGGRTIVNGREYQISFRARWLAGNNLLNTRLYFNRVARTSVLRRPVFTGTPGAPNSRRVANLGPTVRDLLHQPVVPAAGIPVTVQVTAQDPQGVAECRLYWSVNGGAWNSVLMSAQGERYAGVIPGGTVGDIVQFYVRATDAQGAVAYCPAAGPDSGALFAVEDGQAEFARGHNLRVLLTPANRELLHAATNVMSNDRLPGTIIYDEYRPYYDCGIRLKGSERGRPSDVRVSFHLTFPADQPFRGVHPVMLIDRSGQGDTTQNKQLEMVIKHMLHHAGGVPGVYGDLCKVIAPYSRHTSSAILAPRLEDEFIETAFVNGGDGDMYEFELIYYPTTTNAAGYKLPSPDSVIAVDFQNLGDDPELYRYNFIKKNHRDVDDYGPLVTFAKTFSLATAALDQQSRRVMDVDQWMRVWALVTLCGVGDTYTFGNDHNVMLYRRPEDNKFLAFPIDMDFSFSRAANSALIGDRNFSRLINEIPANKRRFYAHVKDIIQSTYNNAYMDRWIAHYNSFVPEQNYSAIPAYLATRISTANTEIANNGGNAAFAITSSTNLVIGTNLITLAGTAPVEAAQITVNGQAYPITWVSLSAWTMRVPVSESSNVLTILAYDVNGQLLTNFTRTTTVIYTNPIPAAVGNVGFTEIMYNPAVPGAEYVELYNASPYFTFDLSNWGINGLDYRFPSGAYLAPRSYLILAKNRAAFEAAYGTGVAVFDEYGGNLQRNGETLTLWRMGPGGQEVVDRVRYDSEAPWPASADGSGASLQLKDFAQRHDRVINWLDGLAWQFKSFTLSNVLTLNQTNLYFRFSNAGEVWLDDVRVEEGTVVGGGSNYVVNGDFEAPLEG